One region of Streptomyces leeuwenhoekii genomic DNA includes:
- the uraD gene encoding 2-oxo-4-hydroxy-4-carboxy-5-ureidoimidazoline decarboxylase — protein MTSTSTPPGLARFNALDQDAALAALLEACASTAWARRLLAARPYATTEDLFTASDAAMAELTAGDLEEAMAGHPPIGRPKPGDPTSAREQRGMAGASDELKSEMLELNLAYQEKFGHVFLICATGRTGEQMRDALKERIGNAPEQEREIVRAELGKINRIRLTRLVEEDAPV, from the coding sequence GTGACGTCCACTTCCACGCCGCCGGGCCTGGCCCGATTCAACGCTCTCGATCAGGACGCGGCCCTCGCCGCCCTCCTCGAGGCGTGCGCTTCCACGGCGTGGGCACGGCGGCTGCTCGCCGCCCGTCCCTACGCCACCACCGAGGACCTCTTCACCGCCAGTGACGCCGCCATGGCCGAGCTGACGGCCGGGGACCTCGAGGAGGCGATGGCCGGCCACCCGCCGATCGGCCGCCCGAAGCCCGGTGACCCCACGTCGGCCCGGGAACAGCGCGGCATGGCCGGCGCTTCCGACGAGCTCAAGTCGGAGATGCTCGAACTGAACCTGGCCTACCAGGAGAAGTTCGGTCATGTGTTCCTGATCTGCGCCACCGGGAGGACCGGTGAGCAGATGCGCGACGCGCTGAAGGAGCGCATCGGCAACGCGCCGGAGCAGGAGCGGGAGATCGTCCGCGCCGAGCTGGGCAAGATCAACCGTATCCGGCTGACCCGACTGGTCGAAGAGGACGCCCCAGTATGA
- a CDS encoding histidine phosphatase family protein yields MGDLFLVRHGETEWSRSGRHTGSTDVPLTEHGREEARRLIPLVRSHRIGAAFVSPLQRARETAELIGLEGARVDADLREWDYGGYEGVTTVEIRRTRPDWFLFTDGVAPGPPDHPGETPEQVGERADRMLAKVDAALASTEGCVVLVAHGHFLRVLTARRLGLPPSAGALFQLATGTLCRLGTEHDRPVIAAWNVRPPA; encoded by the coding sequence ATGGGTGATCTTTTCCTCGTCCGGCACGGCGAGACCGAGTGGTCGCGGTCCGGGCGGCACACCGGATCGACGGACGTACCGCTGACCGAGCACGGGCGTGAGGAGGCCCGCAGGCTCATTCCGCTGGTGCGGTCGCACCGCATCGGGGCCGCGTTCGTCAGCCCGCTCCAGCGGGCCCGGGAGACGGCCGAGCTGATCGGGCTGGAGGGGGCGCGGGTCGACGCGGACCTGCGGGAGTGGGACTACGGCGGGTACGAGGGCGTCACCACCGTGGAGATCCGGCGGACGCGGCCGGACTGGTTCCTGTTCACCGACGGGGTCGCGCCCGGGCCGCCGGACCACCCCGGGGAGACCCCAGAGCAGGTCGGGGAGCGGGCCGACCGGATGCTGGCCAAGGTGGACGCCGCGCTCGCCAGCACCGAGGGGTGCGTGGTGCTCGTCGCGCACGGCCACTTCCTGCGGGTCCTCACCGCCCGCCGGCTCGGGCTGCCGCCGTCGGCCGGGGCCCTGTTCCAGCTCGCGACGGGCACGCTGTGCCGACTGGGCACGGAGCACGACCGGCCGGTCATCGCGGCGTGGAATGTCAGACCCCCGGCGTAG
- a CDS encoding helix-turn-helix domain-containing protein: protein MTGLADEPFIAAVKPLVDAIGGEMLPPDEAGQDDVVLSWEGADVVAVRLPQLADSLDHILAALERRQGRPLAQLDRKAKQEVVRMLEARGAFSVRHGVETVASALGVSRFTVYNYLNREKGT from the coding sequence GTGACCGGCCTCGCGGACGAGCCGTTCATCGCGGCCGTCAAGCCGCTGGTCGACGCGATCGGCGGCGAGATGCTCCCGCCGGACGAGGCCGGCCAGGACGACGTCGTGCTGTCCTGGGAAGGGGCCGACGTCGTCGCCGTACGCCTGCCGCAGCTCGCCGACTCCCTGGACCACATCCTGGCCGCGCTGGAGCGCAGACAGGGCAGACCCCTGGCCCAGCTCGACCGCAAGGCCAAGCAGGAGGTCGTGCGGATGCTGGAGGCGCGCGGCGCCTTCTCGGTGCGGCACGGCGTGGAGACCGTCGCGAGCGCGCTGGGCGTCAGCCGCTTCACCGTCTACAACTACCTCAACCGCGAGAAGGGCACCTGA
- the uraH gene encoding hydroxyisourate hydrolase, protein MSTSTTASVSTHILDTSVGRPAEGVAIRLAARAGRDADWQDLGGSATDADGRCKDLPALPEGTTHVRLDFAVERYFEETAKKQADAQQDAPATRDSGTFFPEVVITFAVKPGEHYHVPLLLNPFGYSVYRGS, encoded by the coding sequence ATGAGCACCAGCACCACCGCATCCGTGTCCACACACATCCTGGACACCAGTGTCGGCCGCCCCGCCGAGGGCGTCGCCATCCGCCTCGCGGCCCGCGCCGGCCGCGACGCGGACTGGCAGGACCTCGGCGGGTCCGCGACCGACGCGGACGGGCGGTGCAAGGACCTCCCGGCCCTGCCGGAGGGCACGACCCACGTACGGCTCGACTTCGCCGTCGAGCGGTACTTCGAGGAAACCGCGAAGAAGCAAGCCGATGCGCAGCAGGACGCCCCCGCGACTCGGGACAGCGGCACGTTCTTCCCAGAGGTAGTCATCACCTTCGCCGTCAAGCCCGGCGAGCACTACCACGTACCGCTGCTGCTCAACCCGTTCGGCTACTCCGTTTACCGAGGGAGCTAG
- the pucL gene encoding factor-independent urate hydroxylase, whose amino-acid sequence MPTILGQNQYGKAENRVVKITRDGATHHIKDLNVSVALSGDMDDVHYSGSNANVLPTDTTKNTVFAFAKEYGIESAEQFGIHLARHFVTSQEPIHRARIRIEEYAWERIETSDANSKFIGADEVKHSFVRKGQEVRLTQITYDGEKWEVVSGLKDLVVMNSTNSEFWGYVKDKYTTLQEAYDRILATQVSGRWRFNWTDDEQKMPNWEKSYEQTRKHMLQAFAETYSLSLQQTLYQMGSRIINNRSEIDEVRFSLPNKHHFLVDLEPFGLKNDNEVYFAADRPYGLIEATILRDGCEARIPVDMTNL is encoded by the coding sequence ATGCCCACGATCCTGGGACAGAACCAGTACGGCAAGGCCGAGAACCGAGTCGTCAAGATCACGCGGGACGGCGCCACCCATCACATCAAGGACCTGAACGTCTCCGTCGCCCTGTCCGGTGACATGGACGACGTCCACTACTCCGGCTCCAACGCCAACGTCCTGCCGACCGACACCACCAAGAACACGGTGTTCGCGTTCGCCAAGGAGTACGGCATCGAGTCCGCCGAGCAGTTCGGCATCCACCTCGCCCGCCACTTCGTCACCTCGCAGGAGCCGATCCACCGCGCCCGGATCCGCATCGAGGAGTACGCCTGGGAGCGGATCGAGACCTCGGACGCCAACTCCAAGTTCATCGGCGCCGACGAGGTCAAGCACTCCTTCGTCCGCAAGGGCCAGGAGGTCCGCCTCACCCAGATCACCTACGACGGTGAGAAGTGGGAGGTCGTCTCGGGCCTGAAGGACCTGGTCGTGATGAACTCGACCAACTCCGAGTTCTGGGGCTACGTCAAGGACAAGTACACCACCCTCCAGGAGGCGTACGACCGCATCCTGGCCACCCAGGTCTCCGGCCGCTGGCGGTTCAACTGGACGGACGACGAGCAGAAGATGCCCAACTGGGAGAAGTCCTACGAGCAGACCAGGAAGCACATGCTCCAGGCGTTCGCCGAGACCTACTCCCTGTCGCTGCAGCAGACGCTGTACCAGATGGGCTCGCGCATCATCAACAACCGCAGCGAGATCGACGAGGTCCGTTTCTCGCTGCCGAACAAGCACCACTTCCTCGTGGACCTGGAGCCCTTCGGGCTCAAGAACGACAACGAGGTCTACTTCGCCGCCGACCGTCCCTACGGCCTGATCGAGGCCACCATCCTGCGGGACGGCTGTGAGGCCCGTATCCCGGTCGACATGACCAACCTCTGA
- a CDS encoding acyl-CoA thioesterase, which produces MSEPFSVPVTVRGYETDVQGHLNQAVYLNYAEHARWSLLQAAGILQADLVARGVGPVVLETTIRYRRELLAGDEVRVTCGFEWGEGKTFRIRQSVRKADGTVAAEIDALGGLLDLRERRLVADPRRHLEELAADPGLFGL; this is translated from the coding sequence GTGAGCGAGCCGTTCTCCGTTCCCGTGACCGTGCGCGGATACGAGACCGATGTGCAGGGTCACCTCAACCAGGCCGTGTACCTGAACTACGCCGAGCACGCCCGCTGGTCGCTGCTCCAGGCGGCCGGGATCCTGCAGGCGGACCTCGTCGCGCGGGGCGTGGGCCCGGTGGTCCTGGAGACGACCATCCGCTACCGGCGCGAGCTGCTCGCCGGTGACGAGGTACGGGTGACCTGCGGATTCGAGTGGGGTGAGGGCAAGACGTTCCGGATCAGGCAGTCGGTCCGCAAGGCGGACGGCACGGTGGCGGCCGAGATCGACGCGCTCGGCGGACTGCTCGACCTGCGCGAACGCAGGCTGGTGGCCGACCCGCGGCGGCACCTGGAGGAACTGGCCGCCGACCCGGGCCTGTTCGGCCTGTAG
- a CDS encoding pyridoxal phosphate-dependent aminotransferase, with translation MEFRQSNKLSEVCYEIRGPVIEHANALEEAGHSVLRLNTGNPAAFGFEAPEEILQDMIRMLPRAHGYTDSRGVLSARRAVAQRYQTLGLEVDVDDVFLGNGVSELVTMAVQALVEDGDEILIPAPDFPLWTAVTTLAGGKAVHYLCDEQAEWNPDLADLESKITDRTKAVVIINPNNPTGAVYPKEIVEGILDLARRHGLMVFADEIYDQILYDDAVHHSAAALAPDLVVLTFCGLSKTYRVAGFRSGWLVVTGPKQHAKDYLEGLTMLASMRLCANAPAQYAIQAALGGRQSIHELTAPGGRLREQRDVAWERLNEIPGVSCVKPKGALYAFPRLDPKVHRIHDDEKFVLDLLLREKIQVVQGTGFNWPSPDHFRILTLPHADDLEAAIGRIGRFLGGYRQ, from the coding sequence ATGGAGTTCCGGCAGTCGAACAAGCTCAGCGAGGTCTGCTACGAGATCCGCGGCCCGGTGATAGAGCACGCCAACGCGCTGGAGGAGGCGGGCCACAGCGTCCTGCGCCTCAACACCGGCAATCCGGCCGCCTTCGGCTTCGAGGCGCCGGAGGAGATCCTCCAGGACATGATCCGCATGCTGCCGCGGGCGCACGGCTACACCGACTCGCGCGGCGTCCTCTCCGCCCGCCGGGCCGTGGCCCAGCGCTACCAGACGCTCGGCCTGGAGGTCGACGTCGACGACGTCTTCCTCGGCAACGGCGTCTCGGAGCTGGTCACCATGGCCGTGCAGGCCCTGGTCGAGGACGGCGACGAGATCCTGATCCCCGCCCCCGACTTCCCCCTCTGGACGGCGGTGACGACCCTCGCGGGCGGCAAGGCGGTCCACTACCTGTGCGACGAGCAGGCCGAGTGGAACCCGGACCTCGCCGACCTGGAATCGAAGATCACCGACCGCACCAAGGCGGTCGTGATCATCAACCCGAACAACCCCACCGGTGCGGTGTACCCCAAGGAGATCGTCGAGGGCATCCTCGACCTGGCCCGCCGCCACGGCCTGATGGTCTTCGCCGACGAGATCTACGACCAGATCCTCTACGACGACGCCGTGCACCACTCGGCCGCCGCCCTCGCCCCCGATCTGGTCGTCCTCACCTTCTGCGGCCTGTCGAAGACCTACCGGGTGGCCGGCTTCCGCTCCGGCTGGCTGGTCGTCACCGGCCCCAAGCAGCACGCGAAGGACTACCTGGAGGGCCTGACCATGCTGGCCTCCATGCGCCTGTGCGCCAACGCGCCCGCCCAGTACGCCATCCAGGCCGCGCTCGGCGGCCGTCAGTCCATCCACGAGCTGACCGCGCCGGGCGGCCGGCTGCGCGAGCAGCGCGACGTGGCGTGGGAGCGGCTCAACGAGATCCCGGGCGTGTCGTGCGTGAAGCCGAAGGGCGCGCTGTACGCCTTCCCGCGCCTGGACCCGAAGGTGCACCGGATCCACGACGACGAGAAGTTCGTCCTGGACCTGCTGCTGCGGGAGAAGATCCAGGTGGTCCAGGGCACGGGCTTCAACTGGCCCTCCCCGGACCACTTCCGCATCCTGACCCTGCCCCACGCGGACGACCTGGAGGCGGCGATCGGGCGGATCGGGCGGTTCCTCGGCGGGTACCGGCAGTAG
- a CDS encoding nucleobase:cation symporter-2 family protein, producing the protein MADHPVDEKLPPVKMATTGLQHVAAMYAGVVAPPLIVGAAVGLSGIELTFLTGACLFTAGLATLLQTLGIWKIGARLPFVNGVTFAGVAPMTAIVVATEDKDDALPIIFGAVIVAGLLGFLAAPFFSKAIRFFPPVVTGTVITLIGVSLLPVAFGWAQGSSPTADDFGSATNLGLAAITLVIVLLLRRFTRGFVKQIAVLLGLIAGTLVAIPFGVTDFGPVADADIVGFPTPFHFGAPQFQLAAIVSMCVVMVVSMTESTADMLALGEIVDRPADEKTIAAGLRADTLGSALSPLFNGFMCSAFAQNIGLVAMTRIRSRFVVAAGGGFLILMGLCPIAASLIAVVPRPVLGGAGVVLFGSVAASGIQTLVRAGLDKDNNVLIVAVSLAVGIIPITAPEFYHSFPETAKIILDSGISTGCVAAVLLNLVFNHVGKGRDAQDVTHPMEAGEEIKGARPASAH; encoded by the coding sequence GTGGCCGACCACCCAGTTGACGAGAAACTCCCACCAGTGAAGATGGCGACCACGGGCTTGCAGCATGTGGCCGCCATGTACGCGGGAGTCGTCGCCCCACCCCTGATCGTCGGCGCGGCCGTGGGCCTCTCCGGCATCGAACTGACGTTCCTCACCGGTGCGTGCCTGTTCACCGCGGGCCTCGCCACCCTGTTGCAGACCCTCGGCATCTGGAAGATCGGCGCCCGGCTGCCCTTCGTCAACGGTGTCACCTTCGCCGGTGTCGCCCCCATGACCGCGATCGTCGTCGCCACCGAAGACAAGGACGACGCGCTGCCGATCATCTTCGGCGCGGTCATCGTCGCCGGTCTCCTCGGCTTTCTCGCCGCCCCCTTCTTCAGCAAGGCCATCCGTTTCTTCCCGCCGGTCGTCACCGGCACCGTCATCACCCTGATCGGCGTCTCCCTGCTGCCCGTCGCCTTCGGCTGGGCCCAGGGCTCCAGCCCCACGGCGGACGACTTCGGCTCGGCGACCAACCTGGGGCTCGCGGCCATCACCCTGGTCATCGTCCTGCTGCTGCGCCGCTTCACCCGCGGCTTCGTCAAGCAGATCGCCGTCCTGCTGGGCCTGATAGCGGGCACCCTCGTCGCCATCCCCTTCGGGGTCACAGACTTCGGCCCGGTCGCCGACGCCGACATCGTCGGCTTCCCCACCCCGTTCCACTTCGGCGCGCCCCAGTTCCAGCTCGCCGCGATCGTGTCCATGTGCGTCGTCATGGTCGTCTCGATGACCGAGTCCACCGCCGACATGCTGGCCCTCGGGGAGATCGTCGACCGCCCCGCCGACGAGAAGACCATCGCCGCGGGCCTGCGCGCCGACACCCTCGGCTCGGCGCTCAGCCCGCTCTTCAACGGCTTCATGTGCAGCGCCTTCGCACAGAACATCGGCCTGGTGGCGATGACCCGCATCCGCAGCAGGTTCGTCGTCGCGGCCGGCGGCGGCTTCCTGATCCTGATGGGCCTGTGCCCGATCGCCGCCTCGCTCATCGCCGTCGTACCGCGCCCGGTGCTCGGCGGCGCGGGCGTGGTCCTGTTCGGCTCGGTCGCCGCCAGCGGCATCCAGACCCTGGTGCGGGCCGGCCTGGACAAGGACAACAACGTCCTGATCGTGGCGGTCTCCCTGGCCGTCGGCATCATCCCGATCACCGCGCCGGAGTTCTACCACTCCTTCCCGGAGACCGCGAAGATCATCCTGGACTCGGGCATATCGACCGGCTGTGTGGCCGCCGTGCTGCTCAACCTGGTCTTCAACCACGTGGGCAAGGGGCGGGACGCGCAGGACGTGACCCACCCCATGGAGGCGGGGGAGGAGATCAAGGGGGCACGGCCGGCGTCCGCGCACTGA
- a CDS encoding DUF4383 domain-containing protein, with the protein MSTHARAPRNARTPVQQAALLMGVIFLLVGVLGFIPGVTTHYDTMKFAAHHSEAKLLGIFQVSILHNLVHLAFGLAGLALSRTASQARMYLLVGGAIYLLLWIYGLVIDHDSAANFVPLNTADNWLHLVLGIAMIALGILLTRGRGTTRTAA; encoded by the coding sequence ATGTCCACTCACGCGCGTGCTCCCCGTAATGCCCGAACACCGGTCCAGCAGGCGGCGCTGCTGATGGGAGTGATCTTTCTCCTGGTCGGTGTCCTCGGCTTCATCCCGGGCGTCACCACGCACTACGACACCATGAAGTTCGCCGCGCACCACTCCGAAGCCAAGCTGCTGGGCATCTTCCAGGTGTCGATCCTGCACAACCTCGTCCACCTGGCCTTCGGCCTCGCCGGACTGGCGCTGTCGCGCACCGCGTCGCAGGCAAGGATGTACCTCCTGGTGGGTGGCGCCATCTACCTGCTCCTCTGGATCTACGGGCTGGTCATCGACCACGACAGCGCCGCCAACTTCGTCCCCCTGAACACGGCCGACAACTGGCTCCACCTGGTGCTCGGCATCGCGATGATCGCCCTGGGCATCCTGCTCACGCGCGGGCGCGGCACGACACGAACCGCTGCGTGA
- a CDS encoding 8-oxoguanine deaminase, with product MAPSAAQRVVIENCAIATVDAGDTEYASGYLVLAGNRIESVGAGKAPEGLENVVRRIDATGHLATPGLVNTHHHFYQWITRGLATDHNLFDWLVALYPTWARIDEPMVYAAAQGSLAMMARGGVTTAMDHHYVYPRGSGDLSGAIIRAARETGVRFTLARGSMDRGESDGGLPPDFAVESLDGALAATEATVKEHHDASFDAMTQVAVAPCSPFSVSTELLRQGAELARRLGVRLHTHGSETVEEEKFCHELFGMGPTDYFESTGWLGEDVWMAHCVHMNDSDIAAFARTRTGVAHCPSSNARLAAGIARVPDMLTAGVPVGLGVDGTASNESGELHTELRNALLINRLGTHREAALNARQALRLGTYGGAQVLGRAAETGSLEAGKLADLVLWRMDTLAHASIADPVTALVFGAAAPVTASFVDGRQIVEDGRLLTVDEDAIARSTRDEARRLARIAAQG from the coding sequence ATGGCACCATCGGCAGCCCAGCGGGTCGTGATCGAGAACTGCGCGATCGCGACCGTGGACGCGGGCGACACGGAGTACGCCTCGGGGTATCTGGTCCTGGCCGGCAACAGGATCGAGTCCGTCGGCGCGGGCAAGGCCCCGGAGGGCCTGGAGAACGTGGTGCGCCGGATCGACGCGACCGGCCATCTGGCCACACCCGGTCTCGTCAACACCCACCACCACTTCTACCAGTGGATCACACGGGGGCTGGCCACCGACCACAACCTGTTCGACTGGCTGGTGGCGCTGTACCCGACGTGGGCCCGCATCGACGAGCCGATGGTGTACGCGGCGGCCCAGGGATCGCTCGCCATGATGGCCCGGGGCGGTGTCACCACCGCCATGGACCACCACTACGTCTACCCGCGGGGCTCCGGCGACCTGTCCGGCGCGATCATCCGCGCCGCCCGCGAGACGGGCGTCCGCTTCACCCTGGCCCGCGGCTCCATGGACCGGGGGGAGTCGGACGGCGGCCTGCCGCCGGACTTCGCCGTGGAGAGCCTGGACGGCGCGCTCGCCGCCACCGAGGCCACCGTCAAGGAGCACCACGACGCCTCCTTCGACGCCATGACCCAGGTCGCCGTCGCGCCCTGCTCGCCCTTCTCGGTCTCCACCGAACTGCTCCGCCAGGGCGCCGAACTCGCCCGCCGGCTGGGCGTACGCCTCCACACCCACGGCTCGGAGACCGTGGAGGAGGAGAAGTTCTGCCACGAGCTGTTCGGCATGGGCCCGACGGACTACTTCGAGTCCACCGGCTGGCTGGGCGAGGACGTGTGGATGGCGCACTGCGTCCACATGAACGACTCCGACATAGCCGCCTTCGCCCGCACGAGGACCGGCGTCGCCCACTGCCCGTCCTCCAACGCGCGGCTGGCGGCGGGCATAGCGCGCGTCCCCGACATGCTCACCGCCGGAGTCCCGGTCGGCCTCGGCGTCGACGGCACCGCCTCCAACGAGTCCGGTGAACTCCACACCGAACTGCGCAACGCCCTGCTGATCAACCGCCTCGGAACCCACCGCGAGGCCGCGCTGAACGCCCGCCAGGCGCTGCGGCTGGGCACCTACGGCGGCGCCCAGGTCCTGGGCCGGGCCGCCGAGACCGGCTCCCTGGAGGCGGGCAAGCTCGCCGACCTGGTGCTGTGGAGGATGGACACGCTCGCCCACGCCTCCATCGCCGACCCGGTCACCGCGCTGGTCTTCGGCGCCGCGGCCCCGGTCACGGCCTCCTTCGTGGACGGCCGCCAGATCGTCGAGGACGGCAGGCTGCTCACCGTCGACGAGGACGCCATAGCCCGCTCCACACGCGACGAGGCGCGGCGGCTGGCGCGCATCGCGGCACAGGGCTGA
- a CDS encoding TIM barrel protein — protein MGFADQRFNVNLSILFTELPLLERPAAAAAAGFTAVELWWPWIDAPTPEQSELDALKKAIEDAGVRLTGLNFYAGQLPGPDRGALSIPGEESERFRANIDVAADFARSLGCTALNALYGNRVEGVDPAEQDALALENLVLAARAADRIGAVLLVEALNKPESPLYPLVSAPAAVEVVDKVNEATGLGNARFLMDLYHLSMNGEDLAEVIERYAAKTGHVQIADNPGRGAPGTGTLPLEDLLDRLAKAGYDGWVGLEYKPGDRPSAEAFDWLPREARAAR, from the coding sequence ATGGGATTCGCAGACCAGCGCTTCAACGTCAACCTGTCGATCCTCTTCACGGAACTCCCGCTCCTGGAGCGCCCCGCGGCCGCCGCCGCGGCCGGCTTCACCGCGGTCGAGCTGTGGTGGCCCTGGATCGACGCACCCACCCCCGAGCAGTCCGAGCTCGACGCCCTGAAGAAGGCGATCGAGGACGCGGGCGTGCGGCTCACGGGCCTGAACTTCTACGCCGGGCAGCTCCCGGGCCCCGACCGCGGCGCCCTGTCGATCCCGGGCGAGGAGTCGGAGAGGTTCCGCGCCAACATCGACGTGGCCGCCGATTTCGCCCGGTCGCTGGGGTGCACGGCGCTCAACGCGCTCTACGGCAACCGCGTCGAGGGCGTGGACCCGGCCGAGCAGGACGCGCTCGCGCTGGAGAACCTGGTCCTCGCCGCGCGCGCCGCCGACCGGATCGGCGCCGTGCTGCTCGTCGAGGCCCTGAACAAGCCCGAGTCGCCGCTGTACCCGCTGGTGTCGGCGCCGGCCGCGGTGGAGGTCGTCGACAAGGTCAACGAGGCGACCGGCCTCGGCAACGCGCGGTTCCTCATGGACCTCTACCACCTGTCCATGAACGGCGAGGACCTGGCCGAGGTGATCGAGCGGTACGCCGCGAAGACCGGCCATGTGCAGATCGCCGACAACCCGGGCCGCGGGGCGCCGGGCACGGGCACGCTGCCGCTGGAGGACCTCCTCGACCGGCTGGCGAAGGCCGGTTACGACGGGTGGGTCGGCCTGGAGTACAAGCCGGGCGACCGCCCCAGCGCGGAGGCGTTCGACTGGCTGCCCCGCGAGGCCCGCGCGGCCCGCTGA
- a CDS encoding nucleobase:cation symporter-2 family protein, translating to MAQPAKGPAKAPCSTPPEHIEDAVTSVHPVDEKLHPSRLVPAALQHIAAMYAGVVTPPLIIGQACGLDLAARTRLIAASLLIAGIATLIQTIGVKGFVGNRLPFVNAASSAGIAPILAIAETNDKGSQLPAIYGAVMVAGVFCLAIGPFFGRLLRFFPPLVTGVVITLIGVTLMPVPVGWAQGGDQAAADFGSMGNLALAGFTLAVILLMQRFGEGFLKQVALLFGLLIGTLAAIPFGMADFTAITSAPVAALPAPFAFGTPVFQPAAILSLCIVMLVLMTESSAGMLALGEICDRRADARTITRGLRTDGLATLIGPVFGGFPTSAFAQNVGVVSLTRVRSRYVVAVAGATLLVLGAFPVLGAVVSLVPMPVLGGAGIVLFGSIAVSGIRTLSEAGLDDSSNIILVAVALGAGIIPLAAPTFYAEFPAWAQTVLGSGISAGALVAVTLNLFFHHLGTRGRTAPALKSS from the coding sequence ATGGCACAGCCTGCAAAGGGGCCGGCAAAAGCCCCCTGTTCCACCCCGCCGGAGCACATCGAGGACGCCGTCACGTCCGTGCACCCGGTGGACGAGAAGCTCCACCCCTCGCGGCTCGTCCCCGCCGCACTCCAGCACATCGCCGCCATGTACGCAGGCGTTGTCACTCCTCCGCTCATCATCGGCCAGGCATGCGGCCTCGATCTGGCGGCCCGCACCCGGCTGATCGCCGCGAGCCTGCTCATCGCGGGCATCGCGACCCTGATCCAGACCATCGGCGTCAAGGGCTTCGTCGGCAACCGCCTGCCCTTCGTCAACGCCGCCTCCTCCGCGGGCATCGCCCCGATCCTCGCCATCGCCGAGACCAACGACAAGGGCAGCCAGCTCCCCGCCATCTACGGCGCGGTCATGGTCGCCGGCGTCTTCTGCCTCGCCATCGGCCCGTTCTTCGGACGGCTGCTGCGCTTCTTCCCGCCCCTGGTCACCGGCGTGGTGATCACGCTCATCGGCGTCACCCTGATGCCGGTACCCGTGGGCTGGGCGCAGGGCGGCGACCAGGCCGCCGCCGACTTCGGCTCCATGGGGAACCTCGCGCTCGCCGGGTTCACCCTGGCCGTCATCCTGCTGATGCAGCGCTTCGGCGAGGGCTTCCTCAAGCAGGTCGCCCTGCTGTTCGGCCTGCTGATCGGCACCCTGGCCGCCATCCCGTTCGGCATGGCCGACTTCACCGCCATCACCTCCGCGCCGGTCGCCGCGCTGCCCGCCCCCTTCGCCTTCGGCACGCCCGTGTTCCAGCCCGCGGCGATCCTGTCGCTGTGCATCGTGATGCTGGTGCTGATGACCGAGTCCTCGGCCGGCATGCTCGCCCTGGGCGAGATCTGCGACCGCCGCGCCGACGCCAGGACCATCACCCGGGGGCTGCGCACCGACGGCCTCGCCACCCTGATCGGCCCCGTCTTCGGCGGCTTCCCCACCTCCGCCTTCGCCCAGAACGTCGGCGTGGTCTCGCTGACCCGGGTGCGCAGCCGCTACGTCGTCGCCGTCGCCGGCGCCACCCTGCTGGTCCTCGGCGCCTTCCCCGTCCTCGGCGCGGTGGTCTCCCTGGTCCCCATGCCGGTCCTCGGCGGCGCGGGCATCGTGCTGTTCGGATCGATCGCCGTCAGCGGCATCCGCACCCTGTCGGAAGCCGGGCTGGACGACAGCTCCAACATCATCCTGGTGGCCGTGGCGCTCGGCGCCGGCATCATCCCGCTGGCCGCGCCCACCTTCTACGCCGAGTTCCCGGCCTGGGCGCAGACCGTGCTCGGCTCCGGCATCAGCGCCGGCGCGCTCGTCGCCGTCACGCTGAACCTGTTCTTCCACCATCTCGGCACCCGGGGCCGCACGGCTCCGGCACTCAAATCCTCCTAG